The DNA region TGGTCTATTTAACTTTAAAATAGCCATTCTATCTTTTTTTTCTAGAATTAACATTTCATAGTTCATATTTTTCCCCCCCAATTATAGCCTACAAAGAAATTATACATCTTCTAAGTAAAAATACCAACATCTATTTTTTCCTGTTTTCCATAAATACAGCCTGTCTAATGTTATATTCGTTAAATATATAACAATTCCTCCTATTTTCTTTTCTAATTATTCTGAAAACATATTATAGGTAAGGTCAACACTTTATTACTTTATGTTCAACCTTACCTATTTAGAACTTTTTTTTATATTAAAATATATTTAAATTAAAGTTTTTTACCTATAGATTAAATTCATTAGCTACAGCTTCTAAAGCCCTTTGTCTGTCCTTTGTATCTATAGTATAAGAAATTCGTATTTCGGAAGTAGTTACCTGCTTAAATTGGATATTGTTTCTAGCTAATATATCAAAGACCTTCGCAGCAACCCCTGATTGACTTCTCATACCTATTCCTACGACAGATAACTTTGTTATATCTTTCTCTATTTCTACGTTTATATTTCCTATTTTTTTCTCTACATTTTCTAATATATCAAGTATGATTTTTTCATCTGTCTTAGGAGCTGTAAAAGATAGGCTCACATGTCCTCCTGCTGGAGCTGTTTGACTTATCATATCTATATTAATATCCTTACTTGCTAGCTCATTAAAAATATAGCTTATATTTTGTATATCATATCTAACATTGTCTATAGTAACCATTAAATCCTTATCACTTAAAGATAATCCTGTTATTGCTTTACTTTCCATAGTATTGTCACTCTCCTTTATATAAGTTCCTTCCCACTCCCCTGTGTTTAATGCCACATAAACCTTTACTCCATACTTTTGTGCAATTTCAACAGATCTAGTTTCCATAACCCCTGCACCTAAACTTGCCATTTCAAGCATTTCCTCATAGCATATACTCTTTAATTTTCTAGCTGTAGGAAATAAGCGTGGATCTACCGTATATATTCCATCCACATCCGTGTATATTTCACAATCACAATCTAGTTTAGCTGCTAAGGCCACTGCCGTAGTATCACTTCCACCACGACCTAAAGTAGTTATATCTCCATTATTATTTACACCTTGGAAACCTGCCACAACTACCACTTTATCTTCACTTAAATGATTTTTTAAATTAGTCAAATCTATATCTTCAATCCTAGCCTTTGAATGAAACCCCTTAGTTTGTATACCTGCTTGCATGCCTGTCAAGGATACGGATTCACATCCTTCATTTTGAAGAGCCATACTCATTAATGATATGGATACTTGCTCTCCAGTGGATATGAGCATATCTAATTCCCTCTTATCAGGATTGGTATTTAAAGAGTTGGCCATATTTATCAAGCTATCTGTTGTATCACCCATAGCGGATACAACAACTACCACTTTATCTCCCTTTTCCCTTCTTTTTGATATTTTACTTGCTACTGCTTTTATTTTTTCTAAGGTAGCAACTGAACTTCCACCATATTTTTGTACTACTACGGCCATATGATTTACCTCCCCTATTCTCCTATATAAATATTTATTAAAGCTTTTATCTTATATTCTCCTATATAATCATTTATTAAAGCTTTTATATGGTTTTTTTACAATAAAAAAACAGCCAAAGCGTAAAAAGGCCATTGACTGTTATTTCTCCTTTTCACCCTTTGTGCATCAGCTCCTTATTGATAAAGTGGTGAATTTATCAATAACAGTCATATACCTATTAAGTATATGCCCAACATATAAATTTAGAGACAATTTACATATTTCGGCAATAATTCCTTTCCCATAAGATCCTAGAGTCTCTATCTCTCACCTGTGGTAATTATAATCATTGCAACCTCATAACACACAAACTAACATATTTAATTGTTTTATTTTTTCAAAAGTGCCTTTTATTAAAATTTTAATAAAAGTTTTTTATTTCTGACATTTTAGCATATATATAATTTATTGTCAATAAAATAGTATAGAAATGATTTTAAAGGGGGTATAACATGAGTATAATTAATAAAGTAAAACAAGGTATGATTGATAGCACTAAAATAATTAAGGACATTTCCTTTGATGTAACGGAAATGACTAAATTGAAAATGGCTCTTTCTAAGGATATGGCTAGTTTAGATGGTCTTTATTATGACCTTGGGAAAGCCCTTTATGAAGATTTTAAAAATAATAGTATTGAGAGCCTATCTGAAGAATCAATATGTCTTTTAGAAGAAATGAAAAAAATTGACTCTCGAATTGAAGAAAGTAAAAGTCATATCGATGAATTAAAGGGAATTTTAAAGTGTCCTCAATGCGAATTTGAACTAGAAGATCATGTGAACTATTGTCCAAATTGTGGTCATCCTGTAAAGGATACTTGTGCTTGTAAGGATGGGGGAACATGTGATGGTAACTGTGGCTGTAAACAATCACATGAAAAGGAAGATTCCCTTGAAGAATCCCTTCCAGTAGAAGAGTGTCCATCACTAGAAGAAGATCAAATAGAAGAGGATTTAGAACCATGTGAATGTGTAGCAAGTCCTATTGAAAGTGAAGAAAAAGACGCTGAGTAATTTTACTTAGCGTCTTTCCCTATTCTATCTCTTCTATCTCAAAGTCTAAATCCATAATCTGTTTTCTTAACTCTCTTTTCATCATTAATTCTTTTTCAGATAAATTATTACGATTTATTAAGTCTGTATATCGATCCATTAAATTGTTTCTTCTCTTGGTCAACATCTTGACATATTCCATTATAGAACTTCCTTCCCTTTTCGACTTTTTTCTACACGAATCTGTGTATTTCATTATAC from Anaeromicrobium sediminis includes:
- a CDS encoding zinc-ribbon domain-containing protein, whose protein sequence is MSIINKVKQGMIDSTKIIKDISFDVTEMTKLKMALSKDMASLDGLYYDLGKALYEDFKNNSIESLSEESICLLEEMKKIDSRIEESKSHIDELKGILKCPQCEFELEDHVNYCPNCGHPVKDTCACKDGGTCDGNCGCKQSHEKEDSLEESLPVEECPSLEEDQIEEDLEPCECVASPIESEEKDAE
- a CDS encoding aspartate kinase, with the protein product MAVVVQKYGGSSVATLEKIKAVASKISKRREKGDKVVVVVSAMGDTTDSLINMANSLNTNPDKRELDMLISTGEQVSISLMSMALQNEGCESVSLTGMQAGIQTKGFHSKARIEDIDLTNLKNHLSEDKVVVVAGFQGVNNNGDITTLGRGGSDTTAVALAAKLDCDCEIYTDVDGIYTVDPRLFPTARKLKSICYEEMLEMASLGAGVMETRSVEIAQKYGVKVYVALNTGEWEGTYIKESDNTMESKAITGLSLSDKDLMVTIDNVRYDIQNISYIFNELASKDINIDMISQTAPAGGHVSLSFTAPKTDEKIILDILENVEKKIGNINVEIEKDITKLSVVGIGMRSQSGVAAKVFDILARNNIQFKQVTTSEIRISYTIDTKDRQRALEAVANEFNL